Proteins from a genomic interval of Deltaproteobacteria bacterium:
- a CDS encoding four helix bundle protein: MPTDLKDRTENYALRIIRLFRSLPHSTEAQVIGRQSLRSGTSVGANYREACRSRSKAEFIAKLGDCLKELDETDYWLGLLVK, from the coding sequence ATGCCGACAGACCTGAAAGATAGGACGGAAAATTATGCGTTGAGGATTATCCGGTTGTTCAGGTCTCTGCCGCACTCTACTGAAGCTCAGGTGATCGGGAGGCAATCTTTGCGCTCCGGAACATCGGTGGGGGCTAACTACAGGGAAGCCTGCAGGTCAAGATCCAAGGCTGAATTCATTGCCAAACTGGGGGATTGTCTGAAGGAGCTGGACGAAACCGACTACTGGCTGGGCTTACTGGTGAAA